One Gemmatimonadaceae bacterium DNA segment encodes these proteins:
- a CDS encoding GntR family transcriptional regulator produces the protein MRAGSVAHGSRPEQVYTRLRDLIVQGLVAPGSRIVETEIASRLGVSRTPVREALQRLQQEGYVMGAPGAQQSRLTVAPLTRDDVRELLDIVGSLEGLGARRAAELGVEERKPLVKDLRALNAEFLRAGRSTPVDHSRLYDADERFHRRVVEAGVGPRLIALHDAAKPQAERYIRMYISMLTGDIRSSVEEHDAITDAIDDGRSEAAQYAVEVNWRHAAERLAKVIEEVGERGSW, from the coding sequence GTGCGCGCCGGATCCGTCGCGCACGGCTCGCGGCCCGAGCAGGTGTACACCCGTCTGCGCGACCTGATCGTGCAGGGGCTGGTGGCGCCGGGCAGCCGGATCGTCGAGACGGAGATTGCCAGCCGGCTGGGGGTGAGCCGCACCCCCGTGCGCGAGGCCCTGCAGCGGTTGCAGCAGGAGGGCTACGTGATGGGCGCGCCGGGCGCGCAGCAATCGCGGCTCACCGTGGCCCCGCTCACACGCGACGACGTCCGCGAACTGCTCGACATCGTGGGTTCCCTCGAGGGACTGGGCGCGCGGCGCGCCGCCGAGCTCGGCGTGGAGGAGCGGAAGCCGCTGGTGAAGGACCTCCGGGCGCTCAACGCCGAATTTCTCAGGGCGGGGCGCTCGACCCCCGTGGACCACAGCCGTCTATACGACGCGGATGAACGTTTTCACCGCCGCGTGGTAGAAGCAGGGGTAGGTCCTCGGCTCATTGCGCTGCACGACGCGGCCAAGCCGCAGGCCGAACGCTACATCAGGATGTACATCAGCATGCTGACCGGAGACATCCGGTCGTCGGTGGAGGAGCACGACGCCATCACCGACGCGATCGACGACGGACGATCCGAGGCCGCGCAATACGCCGTGGAGGTCAACTGGCGGCACGCGGCCGAGCGACTGGCCAAGGTCATCGAAGAGGTCGGCGAACGCGGCAGCTGGTAG